From a single Calothrix sp. NIES-2098 genomic region:
- a CDS encoding GAF sensor signal transduction histidine kinase, with amino-acid sequence MLSSPDLSFSQTLPLDTFNQLGELLQQMAQAVGDGALLVTEAVLSRIRVPVEWQEQRFTLLVSEQFSALLLGHCVQEQQLFGTEATSVSTTGVSPTDSVLNAANQQQQLPPTWHRKGLYSHQDSTELTTSLTFNSEAIASFLWKLRNLFGSDSYTYQNLERFGQVIGTNDARLQSQFSLLLLQYLLPQINHEVELASVPDCAIAYSCQPVEDALKKQINQERLLNQVTTQIRRSLDLSVIMATAVTRVREFLELDRIVIYKFEDSRSLQYPFDTSAFNGANLSNQLGAQRGDPPQSLNRQYSPPTPLNPQPPLQDYQRHGGCIVYEVRATDEIPSVLHYREEMCFLRSSQCWEKYRQGFTLAVDDVEKTYSLEECLLNFLREVKVRAKLAAPIMFEEKLWGLLIAHQCHSPREWTESERNLLTSIAEQLAIAIHQAELMRSLTQEKHTLEQRVVERTVALRDALLAAEAASRLRNEFLATISHELLTPLTYVIGMSSTLLRWPLGELSQRQRDYLQTIHDSGEHLLEMINDILDLSQIEAGKTVLNITEFSLRDVAENAVKALEEKAAIEQLHLTLDLQIDPRRDRFTADVSRIDQIISNLLTNAIKFTPKGGNVTLRLWVEDDTAIFQVEDTGIGIPEEKLPLLFEKFQQLDTPYRRRYEGTGLGLALTKQLVELHRGRIEVESTVGIGSIFTVWIPAQPLNVVKT; translated from the coding sequence ATGCTTAGTTCTCCTGATTTGAGCTTCTCCCAAACCTTACCCTTAGATACATTTAATCAGCTTGGGGAATTGTTACAGCAGATGGCTCAAGCAGTGGGAGATGGGGCTTTGTTAGTGACAGAGGCTGTTTTATCAAGGATTCGCGTACCTGTTGAGTGGCAGGAGCAACGATTTACATTACTAGTTTCTGAGCAGTTTAGTGCGCTTTTGCTGGGACATTGCGTTCAGGAGCAACAGCTATTTGGTACAGAAGCAACATCAGTTTCGACAACGGGCGTAAGCCCAACTGATAGCGTGCTGAATGCTGCGAATCAGCAGCAGCAACTTCCTCCTACTTGGCATCGCAAAGGACTCTACAGTCATCAGGACTCAACGGAACTCACTACTAGCTTGACATTTAATTCAGAGGCGATCGCTTCCTTTCTCTGGAAATTACGAAATTTGTTTGGGTCTGATTCTTACACTTATCAAAATCTTGAACGTTTTGGTCAAGTTATTGGTACTAATGATGCTAGACTCCAAAGTCAATTTAGCCTCTTGTTATTACAATATCTCCTACCGCAAATTAATCATGAGGTTGAATTAGCATCAGTGCCAGACTGCGCTATTGCTTATAGCTGTCAACCTGTAGAAGATGCCCTGAAAAAACAGATTAACCAAGAACGGCTGTTAAATCAGGTAACAACCCAAATCCGCAGAAGCCTAGATTTATCAGTAATTATGGCGACTGCGGTTACACGTGTGCGTGAGTTTTTAGAATTAGACAGAATCGTAATTTATAAATTTGAGGACTCTCGAAGTTTACAATATCCTTTTGACACGTCTGCCTTCAATGGCGCGAACCTTAGTAATCAGCTGGGTGCGCAACGAGGAGATCCTCCCCAATCACTGAACAGGCAATACTCACCGCCAACGCCACTCAACCCCCAACCCCCACTACAAGATTATCAACGGCATGGGGGTTGTATTGTTTATGAGGTTCGGGCTACAGATGAGATTCCATCGGTGTTGCATTACCGTGAAGAAATGTGTTTTTTGCGCTCCTCTCAATGTTGGGAAAAGTATCGTCAAGGCTTTACCCTAGCTGTGGATGATGTAGAAAAAACTTATTCTCTAGAAGAGTGTTTGTTAAATTTTTTAAGGGAAGTGAAGGTAAGAGCCAAGTTAGCTGCTCCAATTATGTTTGAAGAGAAACTTTGGGGTTTGCTAATTGCTCATCAGTGCCACAGTCCACGAGAATGGACGGAAAGTGAAAGAAATTTGCTGACTTCGATTGCCGAACAATTAGCGATCGCCATTCATCAAGCAGAGTTAATGCGATCGCTAACTCAAGAAAAGCATACTTTAGAACAGCGTGTTGTTGAGCGCACAGTGGCGCTACGCGATGCTTTACTGGCCGCCGAAGCTGCTAGTCGCCTGAGAAATGAATTTCTCGCCACCATCAGCCATGAATTGCTCACGCCTTTAACTTATGTAATTGGGATGTCTTCTACACTGTTACGCTGGCCTTTGGGTGAGTTGAGTCAACGCCAACGAGATTATCTGCAAACCATCCACGACAGCGGCGAACATTTATTAGAAATGATTAATGACATCCTCGATTTATCTCAAATTGAGGCAGGTAAAACAGTTTTAAATATTACGGAATTTTCCTTAAGAGATGTGGCAGAAAATGCTGTAAAAGCGTTAGAAGAAAAAGCCGCAATCGAACAGCTGCATCTGACACTCGATTTACAAATCGATCCCAGACGCGATCGCTTTACTGCTGATGTCTCCAGAATAGATCAAATCATTTCCAATTTATTAACTAATGCGATTAAATTTACACCTAAAGGTGGCAATGTCACCTTGCGGCTTTGGGTAGAAGATGATACTGCTATCTTTCAAGTAGAAGATACTGGTATTGGTATTCCTGAAGAAAAATTACCATTACTGTTTGAGAAATTTCAACAACTCGACACACCCTATCGTCGTCGCTATGAAGGTACAGGGCTGGGTTTGGCTTTAACTAAACAACTGGTAGAACTTCATCGCGGTCGCATTGAAGTCGAGTCTACTGTAGGCATTGGCTCAATTTTTACCGTCTGGATACCAGCCCAACCGCTAAATGTGGTGAAGACTTAA